CTTATGCGGAGTGTTCCGGCAAATTCATCCGTCGGGATTGTATCTTCCTGTTCTCCCGACGTCATATTCCATACCGCAATTCGCGACTGTTTTCGTGAATACCCTGCGAACAAATGGGATGAAGAATCAAATGTCAACTGATTCCGATATTCCGCGCCGATACGCATCAGAGCCTTTTCAGCTATGACATCATAAATAGTAATATATTCATGTTCGGCATCGGTAAGCGCGGCAATGAGTTGGCCGCCTGTTGGAGCAGTAAGGCGTATCAGTTCCCCCAAACCGCCGAAGGAAGCATGGTCAAAACTTTTCATGATCGTCCAATGCTGCGTATCCCAAAGTTTTACCGAATTGTCCGTTATCATGATCAGCATTTTGCCGTCATGGGAATAGGCGATCCGTTCGATGTTTTGGTCGAGCGTGATGCGCGTGACGATCTTTCTCGAATGAATATCCCATAAAGCAAACGACCGATCACCGGCCGTTGCGAGAAAATGTCCGTCGTGGCTCAGGCACATGCCGAGATTGGGCTGCTGTAGATGAAACGAGTACGGATTGATTACTTCGACGGTCGTCCCGCCAAACCATTCGTTAACGGTGCGCGTGATCGGCGTCCAGAACCAGATAGTTAAAAAGATAATTCCGAAAATAATTCCGGCCCAGGGAGCGGGATTGGATTTAGAACGCGCAGGCTGCATGGAAAATATATTTTATAGTTTATGTTGTTCGGATTTCATGATCAGACCATTATCAGTTCTTGTGACTGACCTTCTTATCTCTCAATCGGAAAACCGGCCTTTTTCCACTCGTCAACGCCTCCGATCAGATTTGCGACATGGCGAAGGCCTTTACTGCGCAGGAGGCTGGCGGCAATACTTGAACGGTCACCGCCCTGACATTGAATGACAAGTTTTTTATCGTTTGGAATTTTATGTAAATTATCGGCCAAGTGACCGCCGTGAATATGGCAGGCTCCAGGAATGTGCCCGGCCAGATACTCTGAACTTGCGCGCACATCCAAAATATGGACGTCATTTTTTTCCATATGTGCCTTAAGCTGCTGCACGGTCATCTCCTCGAGTGTTTCCAATGTGCCTCCAGCCGATCCCCATTCATCAACGCCGTTCACATATCCGTATACATGGTCGAGTCCAATCCGAATCAAGGCTTTTTGAATTTCTCGAATGCGGGATTCCGATGCAATGAGTATAAACGGTTTCTCATAATCGAGCATCCAACCCGCCCAGGTTGAAAAGGCTGAATTGTCCTGAATATGAATGGAACCCGGGACATGTCCTTGCGCAAATACCGCTTTCTGCCGCGTGTCGATGAGCGTAGTTTTTTGATCCAAAGCTTTTTTTAGTTCCTGCCGAGAAAGTTTTTTCAAAGATGGAATATCATTTAGAATAGGTGCGCCGATCTTATTAAGATGTTTCATCATCGCGAAATATTTCGGCGGTTCGGGTTGGCCATCGAGCAGATTTGCCACAAACGCTTTTTCGTCGGAGTACGTCAGCAGTAAATTGGTCATTTTCTGATAGCCGACGGTTGAACTCGGTACTGACCCAAGAGCCTTACCGCATGCGGATCCGGCGCCATGTCCCGGCCATACTTGGATAAAATCCGGAAGCGTTTTGAATTTTTTGAGCGATTCAAACATTTGTTTGGCGCCGGCTTCCATCGTGCCTTTTATTCCTGCGGCCTTTTCAAGCAGGTCCGGTCTGCCGACGTCGCCGACGAAAACAAAATCGCCGGTGAATATCATGACCGGAACGTCTCCTGCCGGAACGTCCGTAAGAAGAAAACTGATATGCTCAGGCGTGTGGCCCGGGGAATACATGACTTCGATTTTTAAGTTACCGACTTTGAAAACTTGTCCGTTCTTGAGCCCGGTATGAGGATACTGATAAAGCCAATCCGGCCCGCCTTCATCCGATAATAATAACTGCGCGCCCGTTGCGTTCGCCAGTTCTCTCGCCCCGCTTAAGAAGTCCGCATGAATATGCGTTTCGGTAACGTGCGTGATCTTTAATTTTTCTTTTTGTGATAGTTCCAGATAGGTATCGATATCGCGTTTCGGATCGATGACCAGCGCCTCGCGCGTAGCCTGGCAGCCGATGAAATAACTCGACTGCGCCAAACCCTTCTCATAGATATGCTGAAAAAACATTTCACCTCCATTGGAATAGACGCAATGTTTAATAATTTAAACGAATTTGCAAACTAAATATTTTGAAGAATCTGTAGAAAGGAAATACGATGAGGGTTTATTATCTGGAAAATTTTTGACCGGGCCGTGTTTTCACCCAGTGAACAAATACCGTGACCCAGCCCATCCAGAGAATGACCAGCACCCAAATTCTTCCGTCACGGATGTGGTAATCAAACAGCAGTCTTTCCCACGGATGCCCCATGACGTAATGACCAAAAACAAATTCCCATGCAGCCGTCATCAACATCCATGTGAGCCCGATCGCGACGCATTGCGCGTAATTTTCCAGCGGGTAACGCCGGTAGACAAACCCTACAATGGCCGTGATGAATATTATCAGTGTGAATGTGGATATCTGATGGGCGGTCAGTTCGCCGACGTAGGATTTATAGACGAACTCACGAATCGTGCCGTTTATGAATCCGGCAACGAAGAGAAGGAGCCAGGTGAGGAGGTATACAATGAAATGTTTATTTGAAATAGAAGGTTGCATACAGTGCAGTTGCTGTGTTGAAATTTATGCCGTCCGGATTGCCAAACCTGTTTGAATATTTATCAGAAAAAGTTGCATTGATCTGGCCTTCAACTCCAACACTGAAACGCGAATCAATGAAATATTCCCCACCAAGAAAAAGACCAGCCAGGAAATCGGTAGAATTGTCTCCTTTGTTCGGTTTTAGAAAAAAACCGGCACCTCTCAAACCTAAATAGGGCGAAAATTTATCTTCAGACAGATATTGTCTAATGGCAAGCCCAAGGGAAATATCAATCGCTTGTTTTGTAGCTCCCAAAAAACCAAAACTTGGATTGATTGAAATATTCTGTGTGATCCAAATGGGTACGATAAGGTCAAATTGGAGTTCCTGAACATTAGTCGACAGACCAATCTTACCTGTTCTTTCCTGTGAAAATGCAGAAGTAAATGAAAATAAGATTCCAAATAAAACTAAAAGTAAAATATTTTTCATACGTTCTCCTCTGGTCCTATTTTATCATGGAAGCGTAATTATTTCCCTATAATTCCATCCATTCGGTAACCAACCGGTTGGGTCAACCCACGTTTCCATATCTTCTTCATGAATAATATAGACATCAAGCGATTCTATTTTTTTATTATCAAAAATAAAATAGATCTTATACAATCCGGAAGACGCATATCGGCCTGACTCATCCTTTAAATCCCATGTCAGACTACTGTTCTGTAAAGATTTAATGTTAAAAGTTCTGATTGGTCTTGAACCAACCGAAAAAATTGTTGCTCCAGAAAGAGTATTATTTAATACCGGTGACTCCCTGAAGACCCCTTTAAAAATTTCAATTTTAATAGGCTGAGGAAGATTTATTATTTTTACAGCTTTGTCAATCGGATTTGCTTCATAGAAACTTCGGCCATAGTAAGGATTAGGAACTACTCTTATTTGCTCAACTGGGGCAGGGGAGCCGTAAACTAATCCATAACCCATCGGATACTCTTCAGTTGTCACATAAATTCCGGTTATAACGGGAGCTTCATTAATGCTTGTCATTAGGTTAGGGGAATCGGAAGAGCATCCGATCCCTAAGAATGTTAAGAGAAACAACTGCACTGGCCTATTGTAAATTAACTTCATCATCGTCAGTTCCCCAGCGTCGCCACCATCACTGCTTTGATCGTGTGAACGCGGTTTTCCGCCTGATCGAAAACGATCGACGCTTCGGATTCGAACACATCGTCGGAAACTTCCATACCGTCGATGCCGAATTCCTTATAAATTTTTTCGCCAATCGTCGTTTCGCGATTATGAAACGCGGGTAAACAGTGGAGGAATTTCGCATGCGCATTGCCGGTCATGTCCATGATCTTCTGATTTACCTGGAACGGCTTAAGCAATTTGATACGTTCGGCCCATACGGATTCCGGTTCACCCATAGAAACCCACACGTCGGTGTAGAGAAAATCGCAGCCTTTGACCGCTTCCGGAATATTATCGGTGAGCATGATCTTTCCGCCGGTTTCTTTGGCGATCGCCTGCGCCTGTTTGACCAGATCTTCATTCGGCTGAAGCTGCTTCGGGCAGGCTGCGCGGAAATCCATACCCATTTTGGCCGCGCCGACAAGGAGCTCATTGCCCATATTATTTCGTGCATCCCCGAGATAACATATCTTTACATCGTGCAGCGGTTTTTCGGCAACCTCCATCATCGTGAGCAGATCGGCGAGAACCTGCGTCGGATGAAATTCATCCGTAAGTCCGTTCCACACCGGCACGCCGGAATATTGAGCGAGTTGGTCCACAAGATTTTGTCCGAATCCGCGGTAGAGTATCGCGTCGTACATGCGGCCGAGAACACGCGCCGTGTCTTTCATAGATTCTTTCTGACCGATCTGAGAGCCCGTCGATCCGATATAGGTCACGCGCGCGCCCTGATCGTGCGCGGCAACTTCCGCAGCGCAGCGGGTACGTGTGGATGCTTTTTCGAATATAAGGCAAATACTTTTTTCGCCTAGAAGGCGGCGTTCCGTTCCGTCGTATTTAGCCTTGCGAAGATCGATCGACAGTTCGAGCAAAAATTTAATATCCTTCGGTGTGAAGTCGAGTAATTTTAAAAAGTGGCGGTTTCTGAGGTTATACATAGTAAACTCCTTTCAATTTTCTGAATAATTCAAAACTTCCCGCAGATGGCGCTAATTTACGCTGATAATTTTTTCTGCGAGAATCTGCGAAATCCGCGGGAGCTATTAATCCGGTATGATGCGCGTTCCCGCGTTTTTCTCGCCGAGATGCGCCGCGTCCATGATGATCGCTTCTTTGCCGCCGTTTTCGATAAACTGCATCGCGGCGCGGATCTTCGGGCTCATGCTGCCTTCGGAGAAATGTCCTTCGGCAAGATATTTTTTACAGCCGCTTATCGTGATTTTATCCAACGTGATCTCCTGCGGCGTATTGAAATAAAGACAGACTTTCGGCACGTCGGTTAAGATGAAAAACTCGTCGGCGCGAATTTCCGTTGCCAGCATGGAGAGCGCGAGATCTTTGTCGATCACGGCGTCGATGCCTTGAAGTTTTCCGGGTTTAACGTAAAATACGGGTATGCCGCCGCCGCCCGCGGCGATGACGATCTTATCTTCACGCGCAAGGCGTTCAATCGTACGGCAGTTGTTGATTCGAACGGGTTTCGGTGAAGCGACCACTTTGCGAAATCCGCGTCCTCTAGGATCTTCAGCGAATACGGCACCGGATTCCGCCGTGATCTTTTCGGATTCTTCGCGCGTGTAATACGGCCCGATAGGTTTTGTCGGATTTTGAAATGCGGGATCGTTCTTGTCCACCAGAACTTGGGTGACGAGCGTAACGATCTCACGCTGGATGTCGAGCGCAACAAGTGCGTTCTCTAATTGCTGTTCGATCATATATCCGATAAAACCTTGCGAATACGCGACGTCAATATCGAGCGGCATATCGGGCAGATCAAAAAGTTTAAACCCGGCCAAGTTGCTCAGCATGATATTGCCCACCTGCGGCCCGTTACCATGGCCGATGACGAGATGATAATTTTTCTTGATGAGGTCAACGAGATGCAGGGACGTTTCGTACACGTTATGTTCCTGATCGTCGATCGTACCCTTCTGTTTATCGTGGATCAGCGCATTGCCGCCGAGCGCCACTACGGCGAGTTTATTCATAAATACTTTATTAACCGCGGAGGGCGCAAAGGCGCAAAGAAAAATTACTGTAAACAGAAATCAAGCGACTTCAATATCTTTGCGAACTTAGCGTCCTTTGCGGCAGTCACTATCCTTCCAGAACTTTTTTGATGCGTTCGAATGCCCAATCAATTTCTTTTTTGGTGATTACCAGCGGCGGCGCGATGCGCATCGTCAGATCGTGCGTCTCTTTGCACAAGACGCCTTCGGCTTTAAGTTTTTCGCAAAATGGCCGCGCCGGCGTTTTAAGTTCGATCCCGATCCAGAGGCCTTTGCCGCGAACGTCGTTAATGTGCGGACTTTTCAATGACTTCAATTTTTTCATGAAGTATTTACCCATCTTCTCGGAATTTTGGATCAGTTTTTCTTTGACCAAAACTTCCAGTGACGCGCGTGCGATAGCGCAGGCCAGAGGATTTCCGCCGAACGTGCTGCCGTGATCGCCGGGATTGAATACGCCGAGAACTTCTTTTTTTGCCAACACCGCCGAGACGGGATAATATCCGCCGGACAAAGCTTTACCGACAATGATCGCATCGGGCTGAACGTCCTCATACATGTAGGCAAAAAGTTTTCCCGAGCGGCCGAGTCCGGATTGAATTTCGTCCACAATGAAAAGTACGTTATTTTCTTTGCAGAATTTATTTGCTTCCGCCAGAAAACCGGCCGGAGGAACGATGATGCCCGCTTCGCCCTGAATGGGTTCCACCAAAAATGCGCAGGTATTCGGCGTGACCGCGGCTTTCAAAGCGTCGATGTCGCCGTAAGGAATGACCTTAAAGCCCGGTGTGAGCGGACCAAAGCCGTCGCGGTACTGTTCGTCCGTGGAGAAACTGATGATCGTTGTCGTGCGGCCATGGAAATTATTTGCGCATACGATGATCTCCGCTTGATTATCAGGAATTCCTTTGACTTTATAACCCCATTTACGTGCGGCCTTGACAGCGGTCTCAACGGCTTCAGCACCGGAATTCATCGGCAGCGCCATATCCATTTTAGTTAATTTATTCAAGTCGCGATAGAGGAGGGGTAACTGGTCATTACGAAATGCGCGTGATGTTAACGTAACGCGTTTCGCCTGATTATGCATGGCTTTCAAAATTTTCGGATGGCAATGGCCTTGATTCACCGCGGAATACGCCGCAAGACAATCCAGATATTTTTTCCCGTCCACGTCATACACCCAAACGCCTTTGGCCTTTTCTACTACAACGTCCAATGGGTGGTAATTATGCGCTCCGTATTTTTCTTCTAATTCTATGTATTTACTGGTTTTCATAGATCCTCCGTTAAATATTTTTAGGGTTAATGACTTTCAAAAATCGGTTGTAATGTAGAAATAATGAGCATAAAAAAAAATGACTATCGTCATGTTCTGTAAAGATAAGTAAATATAGAAATGGAGGGGTTTAGATAGAATTTTCCCGCAGATCAGTGATGAATCGTCACGGGGAAAGTATCGCGGAATTTAATTCCGCTGAACGCTCGCGTGCTCGAAATCTTCTATTCAGCGAAAATTTGCGCGATCTGCGGGAGATGATAATTATAATTTTACGGATGAGTGAAAAACACACACAGATTATTTCTTAATACACCTTCATCTTCATGCAAAAAACGCTCCCGCCGGATTTGATAAATTCCGACGTATCAACCGGTATGACTTTTTTTCCCAATGATTCCAGCGCCTTGATCGTTTTTTTTGCAGTTTTCTGAATCAGCACAGTTTTTTTATCTAACGCAAAAGCGTTGCATGCAAAATGTGGCGCGTAAGCTTCTTCTTTTTTTACGTCGATGATATGTTTGAAGAGTTTTTCAAGGATCTTGTGGCCTTCTTTTCCGACGCCGGGTTTGTACACGACACAAGTGTCTTCGTCGATGATGGACAGCGTCGTGTTAAGATGATAAAAATCCTTGTGGGTTAATTCAATTCCGATCACCGGGCAGTCAATGATCTCTGCGATCTGATACAGCGCGGCAAGATCCGTGCGATGATGTTCATGACTCCCGTATCCTGACAGAATAAGATATTTCCCCGGATACCAGAGCGCGTCGCCCGTGGATTCGAAGGAACAATGGTTGAGATAAAAAACCTCGTATCCGTTACGGCGGTACCATGTGTGAAAATAAGCCACCTCGGGTTTGCGTTTGTCCTTACGCATATTGCTCATGATCACACCGGGTTTTCCGGTCTTGCGATCCATGAAGGGAAAACTCGTATTGGCCGTAAAAACCATATCTTCCAGTCCGTCCTGTCCGCGGATCACCGACACCATGTAGCCCAGCGATTCATAATGCCAGCGGATGTCCGACCATTGCTTCAACGCGCGGTCCCGATCAACTTTGTGTAACTTTCCTTCTGTGTTGGTCATGAATTTATTGATCGATTCACTCACATTAAAATAATCGGGTGAACTCATCAGAATGCGGCTGGGTTCTTGTCTTTTGTGCAATTCGGAAATCTTGAATTTAATTTCCTCCGCGCTGAGATAAACTTGTTTCATGAGACACTCCTCGAAGTTTTTCATGGACTGTAATGACATCTTGATGTTTTCGATTCAAACACCGTTGTCATTCTGTAAGAATCTTTTTTGAATTAAAGATCGCACATTAAATAAAAAAAGATTCCTGCAAAATGAGAATGTTTTCAAACGAGCATGAAATTACACAGTATTTACAGTTTGATCTCTTTCCATTTCCCTTCTCGGAATTTCCAAATACACAGCAGGCCGAAAAGTGTGATGTAAGTTGACCAGGCGATCCAAGGTCCGTATTGATGCAGTTCCAAAACGAACGTGAGAAAATAAGTGAGCGGCAGGAAAACGCCCCAATTAACAAAGATTTCTGCTTTCATCACCCACCGTGTATTGCCCGCGCCTTCGAGCGCCGTGGAAAAAACCATGCCTGC
This genomic window from bacterium contains:
- a CDS encoding WD40 repeat domain-containing protein, with the protein product MQPARSKSNPAPWAGIIFGIIFLTIWFWTPITRTVNEWFGGTTVEVINPYSFHLQQPNLGMCLSHDGHFLATAGDRSFALWDIHSRKIVTRITLDQNIERIAYSHDGKMLIMITDNSVKLWDTQHWTIMKSFDHASFGGLGELIRLTAPTGGQLIAALTDAEHEYITIYDVIAEKALMRIGAEYRNQLTFDSSSHLFAGYSRKQSRIAVWNMTSGEQEDTIPTDEFAGTLRISPNGRYLAWSARGLVMLFDRTTKKHKTLYHDMPYRHPLTAFSPDCTRIAVSQRDGIQLYDTSSGEKVAMLSSTSSDYKSLDFSQDGKTIAANYSYESMVDIWDLSDGR
- a CDS encoding MBL fold metallo-hydrolase, encoding MFFQHIYEKGLAQSSYFIGCQATREALVIDPKRDIDTYLELSQKEKLKITHVTETHIHADFLSGARELANATGAQLLLSDEGGPDWLYQYPHTGLKNGQVFKVGNLKIEVMYSPGHTPEHISFLLTDVPAGDVPVMIFTGDFVFVGDVGRPDLLEKAAGIKGTMEAGAKQMFESLKKFKTLPDFIQVWPGHGAGSACGKALGSVPSSTVGYQKMTNLLLTYSDEKAFVANLLDGQPEPPKYFAMMKHLNKIGAPILNDIPSLKKLSRQELKKALDQKTTLIDTRQKAVFAQGHVPGSIHIQDNSAFSTWAGWMLDYEKPFILIASESRIREIQKALIRIGLDHVYGYVNGVDEWGSAGGTLETLEEMTVQQLKAHMEKNDVHILDVRASSEYLAGHIPGACHIHGGHLADNLHKIPNDKKLVIQCQGGDRSSIAASLLRSKGLRHVANLIGGVDEWKKAGFPIER
- the argF gene encoding ornithine carbamoyltransferase, coding for MYNLRNRHFLKLLDFTPKDIKFLLELSIDLRKAKYDGTERRLLGEKSICLIFEKASTRTRCAAEVAAHDQGARVTYIGSTGSQIGQKESMKDTARVLGRMYDAILYRGFGQNLVDQLAQYSGVPVWNGLTDEFHPTQVLADLLTMMEVAEKPLHDVKICYLGDARNNMGNELLVGAAKMGMDFRAACPKQLQPNEDLVKQAQAIAKETGGKIMLTDNIPEAVKGCDFLYTDVWVSMGEPESVWAERIKLLKPFQVNQKIMDMTGNAHAKFLHCLPAFHNRETTIGEKIYKEFGIDGMEVSDDVFESEASIVFDQAENRVHTIKAVMVATLGN
- the arcC gene encoding carbamate kinase — encoded protein: MNKLAVVALGGNALIHDKQKGTIDDQEHNVYETSLHLVDLIKKNYHLVIGHGNGPQVGNIMLSNLAGFKLFDLPDMPLDIDVAYSQGFIGYMIEQQLENALVALDIQREIVTLVTQVLVDKNDPAFQNPTKPIGPYYTREESEKITAESGAVFAEDPRGRGFRKVVASPKPVRINNCRTIERLAREDKIVIAAGGGGIPVFYVKPGKLQGIDAVIDKDLALSMLATEIRADEFFILTDVPKVCLYFNTPQEITLDKITISGCKKYLAEGHFSEGSMSPKIRAAMQFIENGGKEAIIMDAAHLGEKNAGTRIIPD
- the rocD gene encoding ornithine--oxo-acid transaminase; amino-acid sequence: MKTSKYIELEEKYGAHNYHPLDVVVEKAKGVWVYDVDGKKYLDCLAAYSAVNQGHCHPKILKAMHNQAKRVTLTSRAFRNDQLPLLYRDLNKLTKMDMALPMNSGAEAVETAVKAARKWGYKVKGIPDNQAEIIVCANNFHGRTTTIISFSTDEQYRDGFGPLTPGFKVIPYGDIDALKAAVTPNTCAFLVEPIQGEAGIIVPPAGFLAEANKFCKENNVLFIVDEIQSGLGRSGKLFAYMYEDVQPDAIIVGKALSGGYYPVSAVLAKKEVLGVFNPGDHGSTFGGNPLACAIARASLEVLVKEKLIQNSEKMGKYFMKKLKSLKSPHINDVRGKGLWIGIELKTPARPFCEKLKAEGVLCKETHDLTMRIAPPLVITKKEIDWAFERIKKVLEG